In the Leptotrichia sp. oral taxon 847 genome, one interval contains:
- a CDS encoding histidine phosphatase family protein, with protein MTELLFIRHGETDHNKNRLFYGHLDPDINQTGIEQLNKTKLKLKKFEEKIDVVFCSDLRRCRQSLEILEISNKVKRNFTKELREINFGILEGKTYEEIEAENPYYIEQIENNWKYFKVEGSESVFELQNRIVKKTEEIIKNYQNKKILVVVHGGVIQSLISYYLTKNLDFYWNFQVDNGSITKMTVTKDNFVYFNYINR; from the coding sequence ATGACAGAGTTATTATTTATTAGACATGGGGAAACAGACCACAATAAAAATAGATTATTTTATGGGCATCTTGACCCAGATATTAATCAAACTGGGATTGAGCAGTTAAATAAGACAAAATTGAAGTTGAAAAAATTTGAAGAAAAAATAGATGTTGTTTTTTGTAGCGATTTGAGACGATGTCGACAAAGTCTTGAAATACTTGAAATTTCAAATAAAGTTAAAAGAAATTTTACAAAAGAATTGAGAGAAATTAATTTTGGAATTCTGGAAGGGAAGACCTATGAAGAAATTGAAGCTGAAAATCCTTATTACATCGAGCAAATAGAAAATAATTGGAAATATTTTAAAGTTGAAGGTAGCGAAAGTGTTTTTGAATTGCAAAATAGAATTGTTAAAAAAACCGAAGAAATCATAAAAAATTATCAAAATAAAAAAATTTTAGTAGTTGTTCACGGCGGCGTAATTCAGTCGCTAATCAGCTATTATCTTACAAAAAACTTGGATTTTTACTGGAATTTTCAAGTTGACAATGGAAGTATTACAAAAATGACTGTGACAAAAGATAATTTTGTTTATTTTAATTATATAAATAGATAA
- a CDS encoding YebC/PmpR family DNA-binding transcriptional regulator — MGRHGTIAGRKEAQDKKRAASFTKLVRLITVAARGGENPEFNVALKHAIEKAKAINMPNDNINRAIKKGAGTDGSTAFETLNYEGYGPAGVAIIVETLTDNKNRTASSVKHAFDRNGGKLGVSGSVSYMFGRKGEIIIEKTDDIDEEALMEVALNAGMEDMETLDDSFYITTDPSSFDEVADALREAGYTLLEADIQYLPSIEVETLSDDDLQKLRKLIEVLENDDDVQKVHHNYAGEL; from the coding sequence ATGGGAAGACACGGTACAATAGCTGGTCGTAAAGAAGCGCAAGATAAAAAAAGAGCTGCATCATTTACAAAACTTGTAAGACTTATAACAGTTGCAGCAAGAGGTGGGGAAAACCCAGAATTTAATGTGGCACTAAAACACGCAATCGAAAAAGCAAAAGCGATTAATATGCCTAATGATAACATCAACAGAGCGATTAAAAAAGGCGCGGGAACAGATGGTTCAACAGCATTTGAAACATTAAATTATGAAGGATACGGACCTGCAGGAGTTGCGATTATTGTGGAAACATTAACTGACAACAAAAATAGAACTGCTTCATCTGTAAAACACGCTTTTGATAGAAATGGGGGAAAACTTGGAGTTTCTGGTTCCGTTTCGTATATGTTTGGAAGAAAAGGTGAAATTATAATTGAAAAAACTGACGATATTGACGAAGAAGCGTTGATGGAAGTTGCATTAAACGCTGGAATGGAAGATATGGAAACATTGGATGACAGTTTTTATATAACAACTGACCCAAGTTCTTTTGATGAAGTAGCAGATGCGCTTAGAGAAGCGGGATACACATTGTTAGAAGCTGATATTCAGTATTTGCCGTCAATCGAAGTGGAAACTCTTAGCGATGATGATTTACAAAAATTAAGAAAATTAATTGAAGTGTTAGAAAATGATGATGATGTACAAAAAGTTCATCACAACTACGCAGGAGAATTATAA
- a CDS encoding S1C family serine protease codes for MKNKKKYLILVSMLLFVLSCSEKSNKIIGTTENSEKNSEQEKSISLKELPKYTKNALQTQDAFVSIHNSAKDSIVNIRTKKTVKVNTYNPLEALLFGNSGGEETRESGALGSGFVVSKDGYIVTNNHVIDGADEIYVKFSDGREYKTKLVGTSPEVDIAVLKINSNETFKPLAFANSDEVQVGQWAIAFGNPMGLNDSMTAGIVSAAGRSSLGIEQIENFIQTDAAINQGNSGGPLIDINGRVIGVNTAIYSQSGGSVGLGFAIPANLVVRVKDSIISTGKFEKPYIGVYLDSLDAEKIKTLNLKSSNGIYIAGVVANGPAAKAGLAKNDVVTAVDGKEINSAGAFVGEIAAKKVGQKTNLTVIRNGKTINVAVTTAKTPNALQQQQILQQRQQQQQQQYEQQFGR; via the coding sequence ATGAAAAACAAGAAAAAATATTTAATATTAGTTTCAATGTTATTATTTGTTTTAAGCTGTTCCGAAAAATCGAACAAGATAATTGGTACAACAGAAAATAGCGAAAAAAATTCAGAACAAGAAAAATCCATTTCTTTGAAAGAGTTACCTAAATATACTAAAAATGCGTTGCAGACACAAGATGCTTTTGTAAGCATTCACAACAGCGCAAAAGATTCGATTGTAAATATAAGAACTAAAAAAACTGTGAAGGTAAATACATACAATCCACTAGAAGCACTATTATTTGGAAATTCAGGTGGTGAAGAAACAAGGGAATCTGGAGCATTGGGGTCAGGGTTCGTAGTTTCTAAAGATGGTTATATTGTAACGAATAACCACGTCATCGATGGTGCGGATGAAATTTATGTAAAATTTTCTGATGGAAGAGAATACAAGACAAAACTTGTAGGGACTTCGCCAGAAGTGGATATAGCAGTTTTAAAAATTAATTCAAATGAAACATTTAAACCTTTGGCGTTTGCTAATTCAGATGAAGTTCAAGTCGGTCAGTGGGCGATTGCTTTTGGAAACCCTATGGGACTTAATGACTCGATGACTGCTGGAATTGTAAGTGCAGCGGGAAGAAGTTCGCTTGGAATTGAACAAATTGAAAACTTCATTCAAACTGATGCTGCAATCAATCAAGGGAATAGTGGAGGACCATTAATTGATATAAATGGAAGAGTTATAGGAGTTAATACGGCTATTTATTCTCAAAGCGGTGGAAGTGTGGGACTTGGATTTGCAATTCCTGCAAATTTAGTTGTGAGAGTAAAAGATTCTATTATTTCTACAGGAAAATTTGAGAAACCATATATTGGTGTTTATTTGGATAGCTTAGATGCGGAAAAAATAAAAACGTTAAATTTGAAGTCGTCAAATGGAATATATATTGCGGGAGTGGTTGCAAATGGTCCAGCAGCAAAAGCGGGACTTGCTAAAAATGATGTAGTTACAGCAGTTGATGGAAAAGAAATAAATTCAGCAGGAGCTTTCGTCGGAGAAATAGCAGCTAAAAAAGTTGGTCAGAAAACTAATTTAACCGTGATAAGAAACGGTAAGACAATAAATGTGGCGGTTACAACAGCAAAAACACCAAATGCATTGCAGCAGCAGCAAATTTTGCAACAAAGACAGCAACAGCAGCAGCAACAATATGAACAACAGTTTGGAAGATAA
- a CDS encoding methylenetetrahydrofolate reductase codes for MKIKDILEKKECTVSFEIFPPNKNFSEEKLKDVTAELVQYKPDFIK; via the coding sequence ATGAAAATAAAAGATATTTTAGAAAAAAAAGAATGTACTGTTTCATTTGAAATTTTTCCACCAAACAAAAATTTTTCGGAAGAGAAGTTAAAAGATGTAACGGCGGAATTAGTACAATACAAGCCTGATTTTATTAAATAA
- a CDS encoding RNA-guided endonuclease InsQ/TnpB family protein — translation MYLTLKQQVKHLSKKEFRNLKYLCHIAKNLTNEAIYNIRQYYFNKKKYLSYNENYKILKNSENYKKLNSNMAQQILKEVDGSFKSFFGLLKLVKNGQYDNKKIKLPKYLAKDGFTTLVIDFVRLKDGMLIVPYSNSFKKTHQKVKIKLPPVLKSKKIKEIRIIPKQHSRYFEIQYTYEVEEIQRELNKENGLGIDLGIDNLCTCVTNAGASFLIDGRKLKSINQYYNKINAKLQSIKDKQKTSRTTLRQKRIARRRNNRIEDYLSKASRIIINYCLNNDIGKLVLGYNEDFQRNSNIGSINNQNFVNIPYGKIRDKLQYLCKLYGIEFKLQEESYTSKASFFDGDEIPIYDKENQKEYIFSGKRIKRGLYQTSAGKLINADCNGALNILRKSKVVDLSILYNRGELNTPKRIRVV, via the coding sequence ATGTATTTAACATTAAAACAACAAGTAAAACATCTTAGTAAAAAAGAGTTTAGAAATTTAAAATATTTGTGTCATATAGCCAAGAACTTAACTAATGAAGCTATATATAATATTAGACAATACTATTTTAATAAGAAAAAGTATTTAAGTTATAATGAAAACTATAAAATACTTAAAAATAGTGAGAATTACAAGAAATTAAATTCTAATATGGCTCAACAAATTCTAAAAGAAGTAGACGGAAGTTTTAAATCATTTTTTGGACTTTTAAAACTTGTTAAGAATGGTCAATATGATAATAAAAAAATAAAATTACCTAAATATCTTGCTAAAGATGGTTTTACAACTCTTGTTATAGATTTTGTAAGATTAAAAGATGGTATGCTGATAGTTCCTTATTCAAATTCGTTTAAGAAAACTCATCAGAAAGTTAAAATTAAGCTACCACCAGTATTAAAAAGCAAGAAAATAAAAGAGATTAGAATAATACCTAAACAACATTCTAGGTACTTTGAAATTCAATATACTTATGAAGTAGAAGAAATTCAAAGGGAATTAAATAAAGAAAATGGACTAGGAATAGATTTAGGAATAGATAATCTATGTACTTGTGTTACAAATGCTGGAGCATCATTCCTAATAGATGGTAGGAAATTAAAATCAATTAATCAATACTATAACAAGATAAATGCAAAATTACAAAGCATAAAAGATAAGCAAAAGACCTCCCGAACAACATTAAGACAAAAGAGAATAGCTAGAAGGAGAAATAATCGTATAGAAGATTATCTTTCAAAAGCATCAAGAATAATAATAAATTATTGTCTTAATAATGATATAGGAAAACTAGTTCTAGGGTACAATGAAGATTTTCAAAGAAATTCAAATATAGGAAGTATAAATAATCAAAATTTTGTGAATATACCATATGGAAAAATAAGAGATAAATTACAATATCTATGTAAACTATATGGAATAGAATTCAAGCTACAAGAAGAAAGTTATACATCAAAAGCAAGTTTTTTTGATGGAGATGAAATCCCAATATACGATAAAGAAAATCAAAAAGAATATATATTCAGTGGAAAAAGAATAAAAAGAGGACTATATCAAACAAGCGCAGGAAAACTCATAAATGCAGATTGTAATGGAGCATTAAACATATTAAGGAAAAGTAAAGTTGTGGATTTAAGTATCCTATACAATAGAGGTGAGCTGAACACGCCTAAAAGAATAAGGGTAGTGTAA
- a CDS encoding methylenetetrahydrofolate reductase — protein MLEPRNARSGRFRSVTYGAGGKTKSGTIEMASHIKNNLKTEVMTHLTCVGSKKSEINNFLREVKENNINNILALRGDVPVGETEEIYDRGDYKYASELISDLRQNEKFSSLSIGAAFYPETHYQNNDLVDLFHLKNKVDSGVDFLVSQMFFDNDLFLKFRENAEKLDINVPLIAGIMPVTNAKQIKRIIELSKCSVPKKLEKLIEKYGDNPDSMKKAGIMYASEQIIELFAYGIKGVHIYTMNKVGNAKEIIKNIDFLR, from the coding sequence ATTTTAGAACCCCGCAACGCAAGAAGTGGGAGGTTCAGAAGCGTAACTTACGGTGCGGGAGGAAAGACAAAATCTGGGACAATAGAAATGGCATCGCATATAAAAAATAATTTAAAAACGGAAGTTATGACTCATTTGACTTGTGTTGGGAGTAAAAAAAGTGAAATAAATAATTTTTTGAGAGAAGTGAAAGAAAATAATATAAATAATATTTTGGCGCTTCGTGGAGATGTTCCTGTTGGTGAAACTGAAGAAATATATGACAGAGGCGACTACAAGTACGCATCAGAATTAATTTCTGATTTAAGACAAAATGAAAAGTTTAGCAGCCTTTCAATAGGAGCGGCATTTTATCCAGAAACTCACTATCAAAATAACGATTTAGTGGATTTGTTTCATCTAAAAAATAAAGTTGATTCTGGAGTGGATTTTTTAGTTTCACAGATGTTTTTTGACAACGACCTTTTTTTAAAATTTAGGGAAAATGCTGAAAAGCTTGATATAAATGTACCTTTAATCGCTGGAATAATGCCAGTTACAAATGCAAAACAGATAAAAAGAATAATAGAGCTGTCAAAATGTTCAGTGCCAAAAAAATTGGAAAAGTTAATTGAGAAATATGGAGATAATCCAGATTCAATGAAAAAAGCTGGAATAATGTATGCAAGTGAGCAAATTATTGAACTTTTTGCTTATGGAATAAAAGGTGTCCACATTTATACGATGAATAAGGTGGGAAATGCGAAAGAAATTATAAAAAATATTGATTTTTTGAGATAA
- the thiD gene encoding bifunctional hydroxymethylpyrimidine kinase/phosphomethylpyrimidine kinase, which yields MSLKKVLTIAGSDTSGGAGIQADLKTFQERGVYGMSAITVIVAMDPKNWAHKVFPVELSVIKEQVDTVIKGIGIDALKTGMLPTVEIIEYVGSILKDIKKPIVIDPVMVCKVNSEGEGNAENLFPENVEAMKKYLLPYATVVTPNLFEAAQLAGVTAIKTIDEAKKAAKKIHELGAKYVVIKGRTFFAGENSVDLLYDGKDFEFFESKKIDTKWNHGAGCTFSASITAEIAKGETVSKAVKTTKELISSALKDSFPLNNFAGPINHKKFAVK from the coding sequence ATGTCTTTAAAAAAAGTACTTACAATCGCAGGTTCTGATACAAGCGGTGGAGCAGGAATTCAAGCGGACCTTAAAACTTTTCAAGAAAGAGGAGTTTATGGAATGAGTGCAATTACAGTAATTGTTGCAATGGATCCAAAAAATTGGGCGCACAAAGTTTTTCCAGTTGAACTTTCTGTAATAAAAGAACAAGTTGACACAGTTATAAAAGGAATCGGAATAGATGCTCTAAAAACGGGAATGCTTCCCACAGTAGAAATTATTGAATATGTGGGTTCCATTTTAAAAGATATCAAAAAACCAATTGTCATTGATCCAGTAATGGTTTGTAAAGTAAATAGTGAAGGAGAAGGAAATGCAGAAAATCTTTTTCCTGAAAATGTTGAAGCTATGAAAAAATATCTGTTACCCTATGCGACTGTCGTAACGCCAAATTTATTTGAGGCAGCGCAACTTGCTGGAGTAACAGCGATAAAAACAATTGATGAAGCAAAAAAAGCCGCTAAAAAAATACATGAATTAGGAGCGAAATACGTGGTTATCAAAGGAAGAACTTTTTTTGCCGGAGAAAATTCGGTGGATTTGTTGTATGATGGAAAAGATTTTGAATTTTTTGAAAGTAAAAAAATTGACACAAAATGGAACCACGGTGCCGGATGTACTTTCTCAGCTTCAATTACCGCAGAAATTGCAAAAGGCGAAACTGTTTCAAAAGCAGTGAAAACAACGAAAGAATTAATTTCCTCTGCACTTAAAGATTCATTTCCGTTAAATAATTTTGCAGGTCCAATAAATCATAAAAAATTTGCAGTAAAATAA
- a CDS encoding 5-formyltetrahydrofolate cyclo-ligase, giving the protein MKKVDEKKEIRKILLKKRNLMDKKTVEKNTDLIIENLKKYVGNARNIMIFMDMGNEVNITKLLELYPTKTFFIPKIFPKREMKINKYNKNELVLHKFGYYESSSKEYYDEKILDLIIVPGIGFDYQRNRIGFGGGFYDNFLTKVRKMKKEIVCVAVCYDFQIVEKVPTEEHDVRVDAVVSEKRVIV; this is encoded by the coding sequence ATGAAAAAAGTTGATGAAAAAAAAGAAATTAGAAAAATTTTATTAAAAAAAAGAAATTTGATGGATAAAAAAACTGTTGAAAAAAATACGGATTTAATTATTGAAAATTTGAAAAAATATGTTGGAAATGCTAGAAATATTATGATTTTCATGGACATGGGAAATGAAGTGAATATCACAAAATTGCTTGAACTTTATCCAACAAAAACTTTTTTTATTCCAAAAATTTTTCCTAAAAGAGAGATGAAAATTAATAAATATAATAAAAATGAGCTTGTTTTGCATAAATTTGGATATTATGAGTCGTCGTCTAAAGAGTATTATGATGAAAAAATATTAGATTTAATCATTGTCCCAGGAATCGGATTTGATTACCAAAGAAATCGAATTGGCTTTGGAGGTGGATTTTACGATAATTTTTTGACTAAAGTCAGAAAAATGAAAAAGGAAATTGTGTGTGTTGCAGTTTGTTATGATTTCCAAATTGTAGAAAAAGTTCCAACAGAGGAGCATGATGTGAGAGTTGACGCGGTTGTCAGTGAAAAAAGAGTGATTGTATAA
- a CDS encoding endonuclease MutS2, with protein MKKNYDVLEFHKIINELVELALLESTKEKFLDIDIIKEKSILDKELVLMTEMIDFYKYDDGMELTGLADLTKMFKSIDVIGSYLSSEDFSVLKKNLAIFRISKGRAKNVRDKYKTIWNLFSDTQEVKDIENFISEAIDDNGELKDDASFGLRDVRRQKQNINANIKEKFDDLMSNKETQRAVQERIITKRNERYVIAVKTDFKGLIKGIEHDRSATGSTVYIEPINIVSLNNKLREYEAREREEIRKILLRLTEIVKTKKEEILKIKEILEKLDFLNAKTIYSINKKCVVPKVINKEYLKLVDARHPLIDEEKVVPINFSVGNGENIMLITGPNTGGKTVTLKVAGLLTLMALSGIPIPAGEKTEIGYFNNVLADIGDEQSLEQNLSSFSGHVSKIKEIIENSSSKSLVLMDELGSGTDPMEGAAFAMSIIDYLNKKNITSIITTHYSEVKAYAFNSENIKSASMEFDAESLSPTYRLLEGIPGKSNALIIAKKYGISDEIIENAKRYISEDNKKVEEMIKSIKEKNDELHLLTQELENSKSELLTQKNLYEEKIINLENEKNEIIKKAYDKADDYLKNIQAKAKSLIEKISREESKKEDAKNTQRSLNMLRESFIIDKKKNVKEKKVTAKNIDFSEGDEVLVKTLNQNGKILRIMPKENRVQVQSGILKLVVSMDDVVKIQKKKNNKFKNFASLKRSSQVRGELDVRGMNADEAISEIETYFDRAMLTGYNEVYIIHGKGTMVLRKKIQEYLRTSKYVSEFKDANQNEGGIGCTVVILK; from the coding sequence ATGAAAAAAAATTATGATGTATTAGAATTTCATAAAATAATTAACGAACTTGTTGAACTAGCTCTTTTAGAGAGCACGAAAGAAAAATTTTTGGATATTGATATTATAAAAGAAAAATCTATTTTAGACAAAGAACTTGTTTTGATGACTGAAATGATAGATTTTTATAAATATGATGACGGGATGGAACTTACAGGTCTAGCTGACTTGACAAAGATGTTTAAGTCAATTGACGTCATTGGAAGTTACTTGAGCAGCGAAGATTTTTCTGTGCTTAAAAAAAATTTGGCAATTTTTAGAATTTCTAAAGGGAGAGCCAAAAATGTGAGAGATAAGTATAAGACAATTTGGAATTTGTTTTCAGATACACAGGAAGTTAAAGATATTGAAAACTTTATTTCTGAAGCAATCGATGATAATGGAGAATTAAAAGATGATGCTTCTTTTGGTCTGAGGGATGTGAGACGGCAAAAACAAAATATAAATGCGAATATAAAAGAAAAATTTGATGATTTAATGTCAAATAAAGAGACTCAAAGAGCTGTGCAAGAGAGAATTATAACCAAAAGAAACGAAAGATATGTAATCGCTGTAAAAACAGATTTTAAAGGACTTATAAAAGGTATTGAACATGATAGGTCAGCTACTGGAAGTACAGTTTACATTGAGCCAATAAATATTGTTTCACTGAATAATAAACTTAGGGAATATGAAGCAAGAGAAAGAGAAGAAATTAGAAAAATTTTGCTGCGGTTGACAGAGATTGTAAAAACTAAAAAAGAAGAAATTTTAAAAATTAAGGAAATATTGGAAAAACTTGACTTTTTAAATGCCAAGACAATTTATTCGATAAATAAAAAGTGTGTTGTGCCAAAAGTTATAAATAAAGAATATTTGAAATTGGTGGATGCAAGACACCCGTTGATTGATGAAGAAAAGGTTGTGCCAATTAATTTTTCGGTTGGAAATGGTGAAAATATTATGCTTATAACAGGGCCAAATACTGGTGGAAAAACAGTTACGCTAAAAGTGGCGGGACTTTTAACTTTGATGGCTCTGTCAGGAATTCCAATTCCAGCGGGAGAAAAAACGGAAATTGGATATTTTAACAATGTACTGGCTGATATTGGGGATGAGCAAAGTTTGGAGCAAAATTTGTCGTCATTTTCAGGGCATGTCAGTAAAATAAAAGAGATTATTGAAAATTCGAGCAGTAAATCACTCGTTTTGATGGATGAGCTTGGAAGTGGAACGGATCCTATGGAAGGTGCAGCTTTTGCAATGTCAATTATTGATTATTTAAATAAAAAAAATATAACATCAATAATTACAACACATTACAGCGAAGTGAAAGCATATGCTTTTAATTCTGAGAATATAAAAAGTGCATCTATGGAATTTGATGCAGAAAGTTTGTCGCCAACTTACAGGCTTTTGGAAGGGATTCCAGGTAAGAGTAATGCACTTATAATTGCAAAAAAATATGGAATTAGTGATGAAATAATCGAAAATGCGAAAAGATATATAAGTGAAGATAATAAAAAAGTCGAAGAGATGATTAAATCAATTAAAGAAAAAAATGACGAACTTCACTTGTTGACTCAGGAACTTGAAAATTCTAAAAGTGAACTTTTGACGCAAAAAAATCTTTATGAAGAAAAAATTATAAATTTGGAAAATGAAAAAAATGAAATTATAAAAAAAGCTTATGACAAAGCGGATGACTATTTGAAAAATATTCAGGCAAAAGCAAAAAGTCTGATTGAAAAAATTAGTCGGGAAGAAAGTAAAAAAGAGGATGCGAAAAATACACAGCGAAGTTTAAATATGCTTCGTGAATCATTTATAATTGACAAGAAAAAAAATGTTAAAGAAAAAAAAGTGACGGCTAAAAATATCGATTTTTCTGAAGGAGATGAAGTTCTGGTAAAAACGCTAAATCAAAATGGAAAAATTTTAAGAATAATGCCAAAAGAAAATAGAGTCCAAGTGCAATCAGGAATTTTAAAATTGGTTGTGTCGATGGATGACGTTGTAAAAATTCAAAAGAAAAAAAATAATAAATTTAAAAATTTTGCTTCGTTAAAAAGAAGTTCGCAAGTTCGAGGGGAACTGGATGTGCGTGGAATGAATGCAGATGAAGCAATTTCTGAAATTGAAACATATTTTGACCGTGCAATGCTCACAGGTTACAATGAAGTTTACATAATTCACGGCAAAGGAACTATGGTTCTAAGAAAAAAAATTCAAGAATATTTGAGAACTTCAAAATATGTGAGTGAATTTAAAGATGCCAATCAAAATGAAGGTGGAATCGGTTGTACGGTTGTAATTTTGAAATAA
- a CDS encoding precorrin-8X methylmutase produces the protein MSYIKDPKSIETRSFEIITETLGDKLDKFSESEKLIVKRLIHTTGDFDYANIVEFGNNPIGSAEEVLKEGNCKIYCDTNMIVNGLNKNALAKFGLEAYCLVADKDVAREAKEKGVTRSMIGLERALKDPKTKIFLIGNAPTALFTLLEKMEKRNLPKLIVGVPVGFVGCPESKAELSKYEVPFIRTNGTKGGSTVAVGVMHGILYQMYERDKYFNN, from the coding sequence ATGTCATATATAAAAGATCCAAAATCCATTGAAACAAGAAGTTTTGAGATAATAACTGAAACTTTAGGAGATAAACTTGACAAATTTAGTGAAAGTGAAAAACTAATTGTAAAAAGACTTATTCATACAACTGGGGATTTTGATTATGCAAATATTGTCGAATTTGGGAATAATCCAATAGGATCAGCAGAAGAAGTGCTAAAAGAAGGAAACTGTAAAATTTACTGTGATACGAATATGATAGTAAATGGACTTAATAAAAATGCTCTTGCAAAATTTGGTTTAGAAGCTTATTGTCTTGTTGCTGATAAAGATGTAGCAAGAGAAGCAAAGGAAAAAGGCGTAACTCGATCAATGATTGGGCTTGAAAGAGCGCTAAAAGATCCCAAAACTAAAATTTTTCTCATTGGAAATGCGCCAACTGCACTTTTTACTTTGCTTGAAAAGATGGAAAAAAGAAATCTGCCAAAATTGATTGTGGGAGTACCAGTTGGATTTGTCGGGTGTCCCGAATCAAAAGCCGAGCTTTCAAAATATGAAGTTCCATTTATACGGACAAATGGGACTAAAGGTGGAAGCACAGTTGCAGTTGGAGTTATGCACGGAATTTTATATCAGATGTACGAAAGGGACAAATACTTTAATAATTAA
- the cbiD gene encoding cobalt-precorrin-5B (C(1))-methyltransferase CbiD produces the protein MENYVYFQGKKLRCGYTTGTCATAATKVAILVLLKKIKKDEKFVKLKVPAGETLTIPIEKIEVFKKFSKVTILKDGGDDPDVTDGAEIVSKVSFRNDKKINIFGGIGVGKVTKEGLPVKIGKSAINPTPMKMLKNVAKELLADKIGVDIEISVPKGEELAKKTLNEKLGIIGGISILGTTGIVRPMSEESWKSSLALELKQSLEINDKGKERTAVFIFGNRGKLYLAKNYPKREKQGVVISNFVGYMFDRACEYDVQKVYFVGELGKFVKVAGGIFHTHSRVADARMEILTANALLVGEKVENLKKIMNSNTTEEATKYIEKLEVYDLLAQKAKVKCEEHCRKNGKEIEVETLILSAEKKILGKSEKFFKNF, from the coding sequence ATGGAAAATTATGTTTATTTTCAAGGGAAAAAATTAAGATGTGGTTACACGACTGGAACTTGTGCGACGGCTGCTACAAAAGTTGCAATTCTAGTACTTTTAAAAAAAATAAAAAAAGATGAGAAATTTGTGAAACTTAAAGTTCCAGCTGGAGAAACTTTGACAATACCGATTGAAAAAATTGAAGTTTTTAAAAAATTTTCTAAAGTTACAATTTTAAAGGATGGAGGCGATGATCCAGACGTAACTGATGGTGCAGAAATTGTGTCGAAAGTGAGTTTTAGAAATGACAAAAAAATAAATATCTTTGGTGGAATTGGCGTTGGAAAAGTTACGAAAGAAGGTTTACCTGTAAAAATTGGAAAATCAGCAATAAATCCGACTCCGATGAAAATGCTAAAGAATGTGGCAAAAGAGCTTTTAGCTGATAAAATTGGCGTTGATATTGAAATAAGTGTCCCAAAAGGAGAAGAACTCGCTAAAAAAACTTTAAATGAAAAATTGGGAATAATTGGCGGAATTTCAATTTTGGGAACGACGGGAATTGTAAGACCGATGTCAGAAGAATCTTGGAAAAGTTCCCTTGCGCTTGAATTAAAGCAATCACTTGAAATAAATGACAAAGGAAAAGAGAGAACAGCAGTTTTTATTTTTGGCAATCGTGGAAAGCTGTATTTAGCCAAAAATTATCCCAAAAGAGAAAAGCAAGGTGTTGTGATTAGCAACTTTGTTGGATATATGTTTGACAGAGCTTGTGAATATGATGTGCAAAAAGTATATTTTGTGGGAGAACTTGGGAAATTTGTAAAAGTTGCGGGTGGAATTTTTCACACTCACAGCAGAGTCGCTGATGCCAGAATGGAAATTTTGACTGCAAACGCTTTATTAGTTGGAGAAAAAGTAGAAAATTTAAAAAAAATTATGAACTCGAATACGACTGAAGAAGCGACAAAGTATATTGAAAAATTGGAAGTTTATGATTTACTTGCACAAAAGGCAAAGGTAAAATGCGAAGAACATTGCAGAAAAAACGGGAAAGAAATTGAAGTTGAAACTTTAATTTTGTCAGCTGAAAAGAAAATTTTAGGGAAAAGCGAAAAATTTTTTAAAAATTTTTAA